The Trichosurus vulpecula isolate mTriVul1 chromosome 4, mTriVul1.pri, whole genome shotgun sequence genome contains a region encoding:
- the ANKZF1 gene encoding ankyrin repeat and zinc finger domain-containing protein 1, producing the protein MPPGPVRASPPASVSVFDLGAGDPLLQGLRLVGRAQGEALARAPAGPESEKAASPREQDVPGGHVPKGHSEVSDRMFCSACIQSFQSRQDQREHYTLDWHRFNLKQRLKGQPPLSAPEFEKQSSSGDFSSISGSEDSDSDWDTEKAELEGLDPLNEEVVRLGRADSHLPRLAHRVLFCNAQGQFLSAFRCLLGPRQDPTEEAEFLLQTLQGGGPQCCVVLMAAAGHFAGAVFRGREVVTHKTFHRYTVRARRGTAQGLQDARVGGSRSAGANLRRYNEAALYKEVRELLAGPGWAGPLGEAGTILLRAPRSGRALFFGGHGAPLHRGDPRVWDIPLATRRPTFRELQRVLQVLAMVHIHGEDPREMTRLDSPQADWKVKSEKKKMTSQEKDPSDDEVLGPSGSEGEGSSPVELELVELTLGTLDLCEFELLPKRRRRKRKKKSQEAGAGVEMALHSPQETVPLSQTIQENMVPLQPSQEEARTTGQQELWDALWAACRAGNVGKLKHQLEALPSDTTVLSLVSAPLGSGGSTLLHAAAAAGRGLVVQLLLENGADPTVRDSCARPPYAVAADKMTRNEFRKFMEKNPDAHDYSKAQVPGPLTAEMEANRAARRREQKASRRLREEQRRQQQEQEKREQEEQQRFAALSDREKRALAAEYRLAAQLGTPAPPIPSLSNTRRCWGCGASLQGLVPFHYLDFSFCSTRCLQEHRQGGRPLS; encoded by the exons ATGCCGCCCGGCCCGGTTCGAGCCTCACCTCCGGCCTCCGTGTCCGTGTTTGACCTCGGGGCGGGCGACCCGCTCCTGCAGGGCCTACGCCTAGTGGGCCGGGCGCAGGGAGAGGCTTTGGCCCGGGCCCCGGCTGGCCCAG AGTCAGAGAAGGCGGCCAGCCCCAGGGAGCAGGACGTCCCCGGGGGGCACGTGCCCAAGGGGCACAGCGAAGTCTCCGATCGCATGTTTTGTTCGGCCTGCATCCAGTCCTTCCAAAGCCGCCAGGATCAG AGGGAGCATTACACGTTGGATTGGCATCGTTTTAATCTGAAGCAGCGCCTCAAGGGCCAACCTCCCCTGTCTGCCCCCGAATTTGAGAAGCAGAGCAGTTCAG GAGACTTCTCCAGCATCTCGGGTTCAGAAGACTCCGACTCAGACTGGGACACAGAAAAGGCTGAGTTAGAGGGCTTAGATCCATTGAATGAGGAGGTGGTGAGGCTGGGGAGAGCAGACTCCCACCTCCCCCGTCTCGCACACCGGGTCCTCTTCTGTAATGCTCAGGGCCAATTCCTCTCTGCCTTTCGATGTCTCCTGGGGCCTCGTCAG GACCCCACAGAGGAGGCAGAATTCTTGTTGCAGACCCTACAGGGTGGGGGTCCTCAATGCTGTGTGGTCCTCATGGCTGCAGCTGGTCACTTTGCTGGTGCTGTCTTCAGAGG GAGAGAAGTAGTGACACACAAAACATTTCACCGCTACACTGTCCGGGCACGACGGGGGACAGCCCAGGGCCTTCAGGATGCCCGAGTTGGAGGTTCTCGTTCTGCTGGAGCCAACTTGAGGCGCTACAATGAAGCTGCACTATACAAG GAGGTGCGCGAGCTGCTGGCAGGGCCAGGCTGGGCAGGGCCACTGGGGGAGGCAGGGACTATACTGCTGCGAGCTCCCCGATCTGGCCGGGCTCTCTTCTTCGGGGGCCATGGAGCACCACTGCACCGGGGGGATCCCCGTGTCTGGGATATTCCCCTTGCTACTCGTAGACCCACCTTCCGAGAGCTTCAACGTGTACTTCAGGTGCTGGCCATGGTGCACATTCATG GAGAAGACCCAAGGGAAATGACCAGATTGGATTCTCCTCAGGCTGACTGGAAAGtgaaaagtgagaaaaagaagATGACCAGTCAGGAGAAGGATCCGAGTGATGATGAGGTGCTTGGGCCAAGTG ggtCTGAAGGAGAAGGCAGCTCTCCTGTGGAGCTAGAGCTGGTGGAGTTGACCCTGGGAACCCTGGATCTTTGTGAGTTTGAATTATTGcccaagaggagaagaagaaaaaggaagaagaagagccaggaggctggggctggggtAGAGATGGCTTTACACTCTCCCCAAGAAACTGTGCCCCTTTCACAGACAATCCAGGAAAACATGGTACCTCTGCAGCCTTCCCAGGAGGAGGCTAGGACCACAGGGCAGCAGGAGCTGTGGGATGCTCTGTGGGCAGCCTGCCGTGCAGGAAATGTTGGAAAACTGAAACACCAGCTGGAGGCTCTCCCCTCCGACACGACAGTCCTCTCTCTGGTCAGTGCCCCATTGGGCTCTGGTGGTTCCACCCTGCTACATGCAGCAGCTGCAGCCGGCAGGGGACTAGTGGTCCAACTACTGCTGGAGAACGGTGCCGATCCCACAGTCAG GGATTCCTGTGCCCGGCCCCCATACGCAGTTGCAGCTGACAAAATGACACGTAATGAATTCCGCAAGTTCATGGAGAAAAATCCAGATGCCCATGATTACAGCAAAGCCCAa GTCCCAGGGCCCCTGACAGCAGAGATGGAGGCGAATCGAGCTGCTCGTCGTCGTGAGCAGAAGGCATCTCGGCGGCTTCGGGAGGAGCAGCGTCGCCAACAACAGGAGCAGGAGAAGCGTGAGCAGGAGGAGCAGCAGAGATTTGCTGCCCTCAGTGACCGTGAGAAG AGAGCTTTGGCTGCTGAGTACAGACTGGCTGCCCAGCTTGGGACTCCAGCTCCTCCAATTCCTAGCCTCTCCAACACAAG gcGCTGTTGGGGTTGTGGGGCCTCTCTTCAGGGCCTTGTCCCCTTTCACTATCTTGACTTCTCCTTTTGCTCTACACGATGCCTGCAGGAGCACCGCCAGGGAGGAAGGCCACTGTCCTGA